The genome window TATGGAGGGAATCTCTTGCATACATTACTATATATCACGCTCTTTAGCTGCTATGTATGTGCCGTCTATGATTGCGTCAATTTCttgttataatatacatttaattttctATCAGGAAGAGAATGGTGTACAGATATGTTCCATGTTTGCGGGCTCAAATACaacggattttttttaaagttaatcaACAACTTCAACTCTTGTAAAAGTAGCCGATGTATACGATGTAAGCTTGATTACGCGAAAGCGATGATCATTGCCACGTTTAGCCGGAGCTGATGCACTAACAACCGTATTAAGAGATGATATATGTCCTAGATCTTGCATTTGATTTCATAAAGTATTGTTTGGCGGTCGGAAATGTTGTTTGTTGTTCAAAACGCATGCGTACGTGATCTTTGATTTTTTTGTCGGACGCAAATGTTGAACTACGGTCTGGGAGAAGTTGAACGATTGGAAATTCAATAAATTGAGTAATCTCACCATTCGTTGTTCAAGTTTCGTTTACAATTGGGTTTTCAGAAAGGAAGGGAGAAACTTGTGCACTCATAAATGTAATTTCCGAGGAATAATGACGACTGCTCTGCCAGGATGTCCCCCATTGAAGCGCGGAAGATCAATTGCGTTTTGCCTAAAGCGAGAATGGCCTCAAAAATGATACTTAGGCATTAATTGTGTAGTTTCCCTGGCTTTGAACGACGTTAAAGGTGGTGCGTTTCCGCTGCGTCTTTTCAAATGCACGTCCGTAGGCATGTTAACAATATCAGGCACAGGTTCAAGAGTTTGTTACCTTTAACGAGGGTTTTTTCGAGTGTCTGACACACGGATGCATCCTTTCTTTGTAGGTTTATGTTGAATCATTATTTTGAACGAATTGTTTATTTAGACGTGTGTTGTATAGTTTACTTGTTTAAAGACTATTCATTACCCATGTGCTAGTTAAATAtagaacaataaaataattgttcaatAAAGTTGAACTCTAAAATACCTTAATTGAAAATGATCGTTTTTCAATTCAACGTTTACTTCGATTGCATATAAATAAAACCactatttttaagtatttatactTAGCAAGGAATTTTAACACGTTTTTGTTCCCATTTTGATTAATATAATATCACACAGTATTGAATGATTTAATGTTTGTGTGTTTCCTTTTCAAAATGTTTTCGAAGGCGTCAAATTTTCTGTAAACATCCAACGTTTATTAATTATGAGAtttgttaaatagaaatacatgGCGTATGTATACCCTATAGAATATGTTGTTCAACGTGAACTTATGTTATTACGGTTTCCGTTTATGCACTATGACGTAACtacattaaccaatttatgcctagtggactctcccatccttctcaattggatcaatttatttccaaaattaaggatgtctagtatatttatttctatatttagaatatttcttatagaaattcctttaagcaaacagcgtagacccagatgacacgccgcatcatgcggcgtctcatctgggtctaagagtgtttgcaatgtccttttttcaggacgctaggcataaatgggttaattaaaatttaatgacAGAATCACCAGACTGAAAGGAGAAATATTAGCAAAACAACAGCGAAAACCCAAAGTCCAAGATTCGTAATAATGGACGAATAACAAAATGCGTAGGCGCCACTAGGGAGCAATATCGAGCATCGGACAGAACTGTAACACAAGTTGGAACATTGCCTTTTTGATTTGCAAGAATTGCAATGCCGCGATAAATCTGCTCCACGAGGGACAATATTGGCAGTGTGCCGTTAGATTATCATCACGTGCAATTTACTTTTACACTCTGAAAATCCTTTATCAGCGATTTTTACAACGTTCTATTATGCTTCCATATTAACGCTTACACCGCCTTCCCTAGGTCCGTGTTGAAATCAATAATGGTTCAAGTCGACTTGGAGTTTTCATCATTTGTAAGATAGGGCATCAACTTTTGTAAATCGGTTAAAAAGTGGTTAAAAAGTTCTGCAGCTGCGGTATTGAATGTGTTCATATAGATCTTCCGAATTTTCTTCCGAATTAGGTAAACTAATATGTTTTCCGACTTGTTGCAGAACACTAAACTTCACTATAACTTAGCTGTGAGGAAATATACGGCTCGTGTTATTACACAGTTAGACATACATTAagtataaacaaaaacatatcgcCCTACGTAACAATTACACATACATGGTTATATTGCGATTGTGATTGTTTACTTCTGAGATACTGTCATGTTTTATTAGCGATTGTTCATTAGCtggacatacatacatatgtctTACTTTGCAGTTGTGCAACTGTGAAAAAACAGATACGAGCAGACCAGTTAAATGATTGAGAACTATTGAACAATTATAATCAATACCGCTCGCAACTAAGCGGTAGGATCAAAGAGCATTCATTTGTACGGGCTAGTTGTTTCGTCTTCATGAGCTTAGTTAACAGAAATGCACATGTCGATATGTAATAAACATAGTGTTCGCTTACTATTTTCAGATATGCGTCCAGCGGGTACACATCTGACATTAAACATGGTTTGATCGTCTGAACAAGTGTTACCGGGCTGACTGACCCAACGCAGAAGAATGTCGTCGTCTTCCTTTTCGGCTGGCCTGGACGttactgacggtgtatgggatttCGTGAATGACTCCGATCTGTATTTGTACAACGGGACAGCGgcaaatatatataatgataCGAACCACAATACGTCTTTAAACGGAACGGTTGACTCGAATGCGTTACCACATTCGTTATGGCTGACCATATTTCTAGGAACGGTAGCGACGATTGTGATAATAGTGACAATTCTTGGAAACATTTTAGTGCTTCTGTCTTTTTTCTTAGAGCGGACTATACGACAACctacaaattatttcattgcATCTTTAGCCATGTCAGATCTTCTAATAGGGAGCTTTTCGATGCCCTGTTTTACAACTTATCTTTTGCTCGGCTATTGGCCATTTGGAGAAATAATTTGTGACTTGTGGTTATCTATGGATTATACAGTGTGCTTAGCATCCCAATACACGGTATTGTTCATCACCATTGACAGATTCTGTAGTGTGAAAATACCTGCCAAGTACAGAAATTGGCGAACGGACGGTAAGGTAAGACTTATGATAGCGTTGTCTTGGATTATACCCGCAGCGATTTTCTTCACATCAATTATTGGCTGGCAATATTTCGTTGGCGTGAGGACTGTCGCAGAAAGATCATGTGAAGTTCAATTTATGAGTGATCCAACATTTACCTTTTTACTAACAATTGGTTATTTTTGGTCAACGCTAATAGTTATGATAGCGTTATACGTTGGAATATACCGTGTTGCCTTGGCTTTACAACGGaaatcaaatgaaaaacaaaagaaaatgaacAATGCAATGAATCTGGCAAAGGACAGAACGTCGGCCAACAGTGGCAAGTCAAAGCAAAGCAAAAAGAGAATGGAAAATAATAATGCTAGATACCTTCGAGAAGCGAATGACAATAATACGTTAACTACGAGTTTTTCTAAACATTCTGATAACGAATACTCCAAACCATCTGAGGAGGACCGCAGTTCAAGTCCAGCTTTTGCGTCCGACGAGGATGAAGGTAGTAGCGCTGACATAAAAACAACCGGTTGCTACGTTAACAGTGCCGTACAAACGGAACCGACACTTAAAGGCATGCTTGGGACATCGGCAAATCACATCGGCAAATCACTTGCTTTCTCGTTGTCTGGTACAAGTGTCAGTGCGTCCCAGGCGTCACACAGCTCGACGGAAAAGGACACAACGGATGATAAGGTTTGCAGCAAGCAAACTGATTCAGAAAATCAAAATTCGTTGATCAAGTTTCCGAAATCCTTAACAAACAGTTTCAGACCTATTACAGACATAAATCAAATAGACCATGAGGATGATATACATGACTTAGGTCAATTACAAATTTCTGTCAAAACAAGTGGTTCCACCAACGACCTATTAGACCACCCCGTCCTGGATGGAATAAGATATATCGATGAAGATAGTTTAAAATCTTTGACCTCATCGGATAACGTAAAGCTGTTAGCGGAAATCAAAGACCTTACTGTAGGACCACCTCGTAATGACAAAGAATCTCCAGTGTGGCGACGAAGGGTTTTCGACGATGATAAATCCCTTTTAGTGCCACAGTTTTGTGACTCGGCAAGTTCTGAAGCTATCTCGACCGGGCCAGATGAATGCAGTGGTAGCAAGGTTAACAAAGACTTGCACAATGTTACAGAAAGCATGGAGAACCATACCAAAAAAGGAAAGAAGAGCCAAAATAATAAAAAGCACCTGCGCGTTCACCACAATGTGGAtagcaacaaaacaaaacataagagGCATTACGGAAGTCCATTGCAGTCGCTTGTTCGTTCACTTCGACCTGCTGTCGATAAAAAGAAAAAGCCCGCAAAATCAAAATCAGAAAATCGCGCCCGGAAAGCATTGAGGACGATCTCCATAATTCTGGGTGCATATGTGTTGTGTTGGACACCATTTCATATAATGATATTTGTCATAGGAATTTGCAAGTCATTTGCATGTATTAACATGCAGCTTTATAATTTCTCGTATTGGCTGTGCTATCTGAATAGCCCGATAAATCCATTTTGCTATGCCTTTGCCAACGCCCAATTCAAACGGACATTTATTCGAAttcttaaacttgattttcacaGAACCTGATAACTTGCTGTTTTGTTGCGTTAAATAAATACTGCGTTATATTGAATACTTGTATATAgatgtaaatatttaataagcatgtatCCTTATGACAGTTAATTATGTTGGATAGTTATGAATACGTACAGAATCAATCAGTTTTATATTAGTAATTTAAGACACAGAAAACACACCATATGAAAAGAGTTTTATAACAACAAACagtcataaaaaaatattgtaataagTTTGAGTTTGAAATTATACACGCCTTGTTTTGCCATCATGGATAAGAAACgaacttgtttatatataagaaaatctCTTAAAATTAATAGATATGTTAATCAAAAGTAACATCATGTGAATTGAATGATAAAACGACAtttcgataaaataaataaatacgtcGCCTTGCGTTAGTCGATTATTCTACAGGAATTCTATAGGAAAGAAATTCATATTAagaaatgtttataacaaattaaCATCAGAAACAACGCTGCGAGAGAGGTAACGCATCGGTCTTAAgcaatttttatgtttataaaaagttATTACGCGGCGACTTATTAATGCTGTATGCGCCTGTTCATGATAAAAGTAAATACCCAGTGTTACAcacttttcaaaaatgttttactCATTCGGAAATGGTtgtaaggttcataatcacatcTTTTTGATAAGATATTGTGTGATAATTAACTACATGTACAATCGACTTTGTAAAATTATAATACTTTACTGTTAAAGTTAAACTATGGTCTGCCTATGTTAACTAAATAGGTTAGAATTTTATTAAGTGTGTTCTAAAAACAGTTTATTGTATAAATTGACGTTTTGTCTTGTATTTGTATTCATATGCGTAAAATCTAAACAATATTCCTAAAGAAAGTTGACATCAGCAGTAATACATATGAATATGCAAACACATGAATAACTGGATTTTTACCAAGCcataaaatattcacatatattcgtgtaactgtcaaacatttttttatatatttatcaacTATAATCAAATATAAGTATATTAATGTTAAGATCATCATTAAAATTAAGACAAATGTATTGACACTCAACAACATTTAATATTTACAGTTCTATGCGGCCTCTATGTTACTTCGCTAGGTTGCACACTTATACTAAATGCGTGCATATGAATATTAAAACTATTTGATGCGATATAGGCAATACTTCTGACTATTTACACATTACCATATTGCTTGGATAAGtgtatattaatttataattgtatatcaaTGTGCACATACGCTCTTAATGCTATTTGACAtcgtatataatattaataagtatGACGTTAATAAGCTCTGGGATTTTGTGAAACAGATACCGGGTAGCATCACGCGAAGAATCAGAGCGCACGCAAATTGACGTCTACTCTAATTTTTTACGTGAATTAAAACAGATACATACAGAGGAGTGTGTTCTCATTTCTAACGCTATGTAATATACATTTTAAGGCCATAAAATAATAGTGTTCCATACTTAAGAATTTGCAATCTCAGATGTCAACTTAGATCAATGTCAAGATGtcttaatttcttcttatttgtgtttaataGCCGGAATATACAGATGCATACAAAATAAACTTTATGACGTACTTACTTTAGCCATGATATGTATGCGTTAACAAAACAGTTGAATTTCCAATTCccaaaaaaacaaattatttaatcacaTAAGCAGTTCATACAtagtttcttaaataaattttgagaactCGTTTCTCGTGAACAAATTATCGACCAAATGcataccaacaacaacaacaaacattgaAATCGATACAAGAATACGTGCCATTCCTATCAGGCGTAAACAACAATGTTACATTTCTTTTGTGAATAAGAAATAAACCAGTCgaaatatttacataataaaccctcattaaatatgcatgtatttgtaattaGAAATAAATCCAATTTTGTTGGTTACAACTTTACAGGACTAACGGGTTCACagtgcaatattttatttgaaaatcaaaattCAAGTTCTACATAAGAGAGATTTAGCAAATGTGTTTGGTACCTTATGTGCAAAATGCGTTTGTCATATGTATTATAGTGGTATAGTTAATCTTATAGGTGTGGTATTGTGTAACATGTGACTAGTATCTAAGTAAATATGCATTGTGTAAAACATTTAACTAAACTCCGAAACAAAATGTCATTATTATGTGTCTGCTTCTATCAGTGTGTGTACATATTGTGGCAATATTTTGCACATAGATAGTGTATGCCCATGGTACGGGCAAAGACTACAAGGTAACTTTTGTTGAATGTAAAATACCAAATGTCGTTAAAAATGAAGAGGAATACTATTATATAAACTTACATGATATGTTGACAATATAGTTTTTTAGTTGGCATGTACAGTTAAGGCATTATGTTAGTAActtgtttaaatgaattttaatttgTATACGTTCGATTTTCTAACacaatgatttaaaaaatccctGTTCaaatttttttacagattttaagTACTATTATCAATGTCGTTATTATCTTATAAATACTCATTATTGTACGTTGGTTTTGAACCCAAGTATTCACTAAGTTGTCCAAGTTTACATTGTATACTCGTAGAAAGAcaaatgaaaatacaataaaaatggaaaaaaaaaattttttagttCTTGTTTATTGCAATACATATCCGCTCTGTGAAAAGTCATGAAACAAATACTGTTGTACCCGTCTATACGCAGAACCCTAATGACTTCCTTTATGAGAACCTATAAAAACGTGTGAATATATTTTTCTTAGGGCATACTCGCTATTTTAGCGTCGATATATCTGACTGTAAAACACGAGCTTTGATTTTAGAGAACATGTTATGTTAATTCACATCCTTTTCGCCGGAACATATTTTAGTTACTCTGCTGCTAAAAAGGTTAAGTGTTCATTCAGGTTTTCAGACCACAAAGGTAGATTATAAACAGATATACGTATGTTAATACGACTCGTATTGACACTGTTACTTTTTGCTcacaaatgtttataaaatagcGCATAACGGTGCATTTAGATTCATTATTTACAGAGACAGTCCATTGggacaaaacaaaaatcataaatatatacatattgttaaaGCTTGAATAAACGGATAATAGCTGACCTtactatatttttgtatattgatGCATTTAATATAAGTAGATTGgtagataaaaaaacaacataacagtcTTGCATATTATACAcgcaatatttaaatatgtactaTTATATATAGTTacgtttaaaatatttgaaataaaatgaattgtTCACCAAAATGAAAATTTTCATAATGAttatcataaaatgaaaaaaaagtataatttatcattcaaatgcGCAAAAACACtccagaaattaaaaaaaaatatcggtTCATAACTGGataattatcattcaaaattggTATTACTTACTTAATAAAGTGTTTCTAATGTTGTTTTCCTCTCTTGAAATATATGTGtagttaaaacataaatttagcATTCAAACTTTTCAGATGTTTAATATGTAAATCAACGCGGTGCAGAGGTATCGCAATAAACGCTTCCAGAAGGCCCGGTTTCGTGTAAATTAAGTAGTTTTTTTGTAATTCAACTTGTTTCCttatatatgtaaaagtataaatatTCAATGACATTTTACCTAAAACgaatatatgtaaataataacgAATATGTGTGCGCGTCTATGAATCTTAAAAATTAAGATTATTCCaaaaattaatatacatacataatttgAAGATGTACACTAATATAATTCCGTTAACACTCATGTTTGGATTTTAATGTTTCGATACAGTAGACATTAACTGTACAGTTTGGTTCTTCTGAAAGGGTGTTAATGACAATGCTGTTACCATCCCGCTCATGGATCAAATGAATAACGAGTGTGCACGTAAATAGCGTTTGTATGTAAAAGAAACGTTGATACCTGACGATCATGGATGGAAAACTAGTAATGTAAGTGTTTGGGAATCTATTAAGCGTAAAAAGCGATTCCAGTTAAAATTAGTCATCACATTATGTACTTGTTTTTAAAGTAAAAGCTGAATTGATCAAGTGTGCAACACACATTGTTTAACATGAATTAACGCTTCTGGCATAATATTTAACGCATAATAGATTAATCGCCTCGTATTCTCTATACATTTAGTAAAACTGTCTTCGACATATCGTCAGCGGAGTGGGAGTACCTTAAAACTACAATTCATGAAGAGAAAACGCCATTTGAGCGCAAACTGTCTCTAATACGAACTCCATAATAAAGAAGCAAAACGCTTTTAAGCTTGAAAACAAATCATTTGCGACTGAAGACGTGAGGCTCCACATCTTAATTTCAAAGCAACATAAATAACTTTTCTAGGGATCTCATGGCGCTCTGAAAACCCAACACAATTCTTGCACAGAAAGTGACACTaggtatcatcatcatcatcatcatcatcatcatcatcatttgacAAGGCTTTCTACACACATATGCATAAATAGAATTCTTCTGGTGTCTTAAATGTGCAACGGAGATCGACCGTAAAAACACTGGTCGGTGGACGAGTTTAGAGACGATCGTGGAACTTATGGCATCCTTCTAATATATTAGAAGAACGAACTgaaacgataataaatacattatgtaggacattttatttaattaaacacgCACATTGGTGGAATGCGAATAGTGTGATATCATTATTGCACATCAGAAGAACagtataaatatttgtgtttcgcAATTTTGCAACGACGACTGTATTGAACGGATATTTAATTCTGTCACAACACAACCGAAATATTAAAGTaatcgttttagaatatacaaaatactttatttacattaaatgttgAGAGCATAACAACACAAAAAATATAGCATTTGAATTATGCAATGCTGCGGATATTCAAATATACtaataattcaataaatattaacgAAGAATTATCTCCAGGTAGTGTGTGTTCTAACATAACCAGGCATTATATGAACAACTTA of Dreissena polymorpha isolate Duluth1 chromosome 15, UMN_Dpol_1.0, whole genome shotgun sequence contains these proteins:
- the LOC127860476 gene encoding muscarinic acetylcholine receptor M2-like, with product MSSSSFSAGLDVTDGVWDFVNDSDLYLYNGTAANIYNDTNHNTSLNGTVDSNALPHSLWLTIFLGTVATIVIIVTILGNILVLLSFFLERTIRQPTNYFIASLAMSDLLIGSFSMPCFTTYLLLGYWPFGEIICDLWLSMDYTVCLASQYTVLFITIDRFCSVKIPAKYRNWRTDGKVRLMIALSWIIPAAIFFTSIIGWQYFVGVRTVAERSCEVQFMSDPTFTFLLTIGYFWSTLIVMIALYVGIYRVALALQRKSNEKQKKMNNAMNLAKDRTSANSGKSKQSKKRMENNNARYLREANDNNTLTTSFSKHSDNEYSKPSEEDRSSSPAFASDEDEGSSADIKTTGCYVNSAVQTEPTLKGMLGTSANHIGKSLAFSLSGTSVSASQASHSSTEKDTTDDKVCSKQTDSENQNSLIKFPKSLTNSFRPITDINQIDHEDDIHDLGQLQISVKTSGSTNDLLDHPVLDGIRYIDEDSLKSLTSSDNVKLLAEIKDLTVGPPRNDKESPVWRRRVFDDDKSLLVPQFCDSASSEAISTGPDECSGSKVNKDLHNVTESMENHTKKGKKSQNNKKHLRVHHNVDSNKTKHKRHYGSPLQSLVRSLRPAVDKKKKPAKSKSENRARKALRTISIILGAYVLCWTPFHIMIFVIGICKSFACINMQLYNFSYWLCYLNSPINPFCYAFANAQFKRTFIRILKLDFHRT